Part of the Paroedura picta isolate Pp20150507F chromosome 3, Ppicta_v3.0, whole genome shotgun sequence genome is shown below.
ttggccccggCCTGACAGAATGTTCTGCTGAATGAGACCAGAGCtttgcaggaccttggacagttccacaggacttgcGAGGCTGATCTGTTTCGCCAGGCCATTGGTTGAGGCCTGACATCTGACCTCTGATCTCACTGGCTTCtatgcccccaccaccaccacactgtactccttggggggggggtccataccATGCCCCATGCCCCAAAATCTATGATAGAAATTTTATGGTTGATATCGGAATGTAATTTTATGCTGGGAATTTTCATCTGAATTAGTTGGGTTTGTACTTAGATTTCATATATGCATGTTTAATGATGTGATCTGCCCGAGTCTCCTGAGGTCGAGTGGAACAGAAGTTTAagtactaattaattaattaattaattaattaattaattaattaataatcaaAAGTACACCAGAAATAAAATTCCTAGGGGACTGGGGactgggggagggatctcagcgggATGTAGGGCCATACAGTTCATCCAccaagcagtcatttttttttctagatCTGTTGTAATAGGCCTCCAGGTGTcccctggaggctagcaacccaaGTAAGAatgccccagggaagctcgcttgtcctcaaccagggccagagctttctccatcctggcccccgcctggtggaacgagctcccagaggagatcagggctctgacggaggttaaacagttccgcagggcctgcaaaagggagctcctccgccaggcgtGTGGTTGAGGTCGATCCGAATCACCACTTCCCGTGGGCCCtctcccctgagcctccctcctacggcacccactacaattccgccTTACCCAATGGATGGAAGTCCAGCGTCGCCATGCAGAACaaagcaatggccagccacctctgaacatccctcccCTTGAAAACGCGATGGTATCACCGCATATCGGCTGTGACTTCAcagccaaaaaataaataaaaatgaaatcccAGTTCCGCTTTGGCTTGGCTTGCCCCCTCCAGGTTTCCCCCGGCTTCCCGGGCCTGTCAGTCTGGCACCAATAATAAACTGGTTTCTCAATCCGCCGGTGGTTAACAGAGCTGCCTCCCCGTTCCCGTGGCAACCGAAACCATATTACCCGGGCTTAAACGGATTCGGACGATATTAAAAAAGCCTCCTCTTTAGGAATTCCTGGTGCCGAGAATTTTAATTTTGCGTAATGCGAGCTGACACCGTGTTTATGAGACGCGCAAGGCCTGTTTTCTTCAATTAGTGCAAAGAGGTGCGGATTTGTTTTCGGGGCTTAAGGAGAGGAGCGGGGGGAGACCGGGACAGCGTTATTGAGTTACGGAAGTGAGGAGGGGAACCGATAGAGGCGGGCCACCCTGTTGCAGCCATCAATCCCAGGAGAGGGAATTTGAGGGAAGGCTTCTGGCCAGGCCTGCTGTTGTTAGGCCCTCAAAGGTGCTTCTAATAAAAGAGAATTGGCACAGGTTAGGTGCTGTGAGGGAACTGTTCAGAAAACCGATGGAaggtctcctggagaggagggggaagaggccgaGAGTTGCCAAGGAGAGGTGTCGTTTTctccttggtgttgtggttaggagtgcaaacttctaatctggcaagctgggtttgattccccgctcccaaacatgcagccagctgggtgaccttgggctcaccacggcactgataaagctgttctgactgagcagaattatcagggctctctcagcctcacccacctcacagggtgtctgtggtggggagaggaaagggaaggcgaccgtaagccgctttgagactccttcggggagagaaaagtggcatataagaaccaactcttcttcttcttcagtaatatcagggctctctcagcctcacccacctcacagggtgtctgttgtggggagaggaaagggaaggtgaccataagccgctctgaggctcctttggggagagaaaagcggcatataagaacaaactcttcttcttcttcagtaatctcagagctctctcagcctcacctccctcacagggtgtctgttgtggggagaggaaagggaacgcaaccgtaagccgttttgagattccttcggggagagaaaagcggcatgtaaaaccaactcttcttcttcttcaatctgaGGCCTGATTTACACCACATTATGGCAGGCAAAGTGGTCGCATGCATGTCATTCTGGAACCTTCTAAGGAGAAATTGGTCGGAATGCCATGACTCTAATGAGCAAACGACTTTCCTTTCAAAACTAGAAATGATGGCACAGTGAGTCCGCTTTCCTCGTCTTCTCTTCTTCAACAGGGGTGGGATAAAAAATGTCCTGGGTAAAAATAACAGGGatcatagctcagtggtagagcatctgctcagcatgcaggaggtcccaggttcaatccctggcatctccaattaaaaagcaGCAAACCACagatgacgtgaaagacctcaaaGACAccggagggctgctgccagtctatGCAGATGATAttaacagctgggtgaccttgggccagtcccagttccctcagagctctctcagccctacctacttcacaggtgtagggagaggaaaggaaggtgatttcaAGCTGCTTTTagattcctccaggtagtgaaaagcagggtataaaaaccaactcctcttcttctgtaaACTTTCCTCTGAAACCACATTTCAAAGGTATCAACTCTCTTCCTGTCTGTTTTATTGTCCAACATTCACTCCCTTACATAGTAATGGGGtgtgaatcaggggtagtcaaactgtggccttccagatgtccatggaccacaattcccatgagcccctgccagcaaatgctggcaggggctcatgggaattgtagtccatggacatctggaaggccacagtttgactacccctgggtgaattatcttgatcttggtctccAAGAGACCTCCTTACACTTAAGAACCTTCTTTTAGCTCCTTCAAGGCTGCCCTTCTCAGtcccaatctccttctgattcctTGGCTCCAGTCTCCCTTTTTGGTTGTTGACGGACCAAAGAATAGAAAATCCTGGACAATTTCCATTTCTTCGTTGTCGACCTTAAAACCCTGTAATCCCTCAGCAGTCATTACTTTTGCCTTCTTGATGTCCAGCTGctatcctgctttggcactttctgctagataaataaaatcagagtccaggaacacctttaagaccaacaaagatttattccgggcgtgagctttcgagtgctagaTAAAGGCTAATTATGGGGGAAAAACCAGATCggttttctctgttttttttaacaggaGCGGTGCAATTAATAACAGTCACCCGGCTTCCGTTGTTCACCCTTTTCAACTAATCTTCATCAGGACTGATATCCAATATTAATATCTGCACCCCATTAACTTATCTCGGGGACAAAGCTTTCCTTGGACCTAACCTGGGGTTGGAGCACCCTTCGAATGTTGACATGAACATCCactctgtgtatttttttttgaaGGCCCTGGATTTTCTTCCCGAGTTTCCCCAGTTCTTTCGCTCTCTGTTGTTCTGTCCATAATGATTTTACTCTGCTTTAGTTCCTCAGCCACCCTGCCCCCAGCTGTCTCTTCCACATCTTTactcctctcttcccttccaaaTCCCACCCGGCCTCTGTGGTGCACAGGACTGTCCCGGCCCCTCGTAGCCCAAAAGGAGCGCAAATCCAGGCAGGGTGGTATtaaagacgcccccccccccgtcctcccccCCTGCTGCTCTGGTAAGCGTTTGCAGGGAGGATTAGCCCACCTCTTGTTCTCAATCCCGGTTTATGAGTTTCCCTGCTGGCTGGGAGGATCGTGTGTGTTTAAACAACAGCCTAATTAATCCCCATTTTATTACTTTCTCTTGTCAAGTGGCTAAAGAGAAGCTGCCTGGCCTAGTCCGCCAAGCCAGCCTTGCCTGCGTTTGCTTAGCTCCCAAATTACTTCATCAGAGCCATCTGCCTCTCATGCCTGGCTTGCCCTTGTTTATTTCTCTATTCCGAGGCCCCTCCGTGCCAGCGGGAggaaggcggggagggggctgtgaatggggttgccagcctccaggccgtGACTGGAGATCGCCTGGAATTAGAACCGGCTAATCTCCAGGCTACATCTTCAAGCTGAAGCGCTGGAAGATCCATGCAGGTTTCATGGTCACTGTTGTTGTGACCATAAACACAACAGCGTTTATGGTTCTTGTCGTTCTGCTGGGATAAAGCAAAGAGAGTTCTGAGattgttttcttttggggagCTCTTGGGTGCCAACGGATAAAGCTCTCCATGTCCTACGTACGTTCTGTTGTGATGGCTGCAGGCTGTTTGCTccctggtcctcctctccctctgccAGTTATCAAGCCTGCTCCCACACCGATAGATCCTGATGGGTGTTagtcttcctgcagcagcagaaaaaagcaagagtcccagagccccttaaagactaacaagatttgtggcaggggaagagctttcaggAGTCCCTGGTCACTTCTTCGTAGCCTGAAGCTGATGGATTTCTGTTATGTACAACTAAACATGGTGGCTTCCATGGAGATTGATCGATAGGTAGCCAGGTTAGTCTGCTtatagcagtagaaaaaagcaagagaccaggagcccctgaaagactaacgagatttgtggcaggggagaagctaacttcttcagatacaacagGATCTCTCTACCTCtttatcatctatctatcttctgaagaagtgagcagtatctgaagaagtggctcACGATAGcccctgcttgggagggggtggactccatagcatcagactccgctgaggtccctccctgccccaaatcctgcccactcctggctccacccccaaagtctccaggtttttcccagcccagagctggcaaccccatccggactacagagatcagtccccctggaaaaaatggctgcttgggaggggggactccatcgcATTAGACTCCCCTGAGGGCCCTTCCTGCTCCaaatcccccccactcccagctccacccccaaagtctccaggtattccccagcccagagctggcaaccctatggaggAGAGTAAGCCTAGCATTAAATGGTTGGGGGCTTGCGATTTCTGTAGGCTGACTTGCATGTCTAACTGTTGCACCCTaacctttcttcctcttcctcttcctcttcctcttcctcttcctcttcctcttcctcttcctcttcctcttcctcttcctcttcctcttcctcttcctcttcctcttcctcttctccttcctcttccccttcctcttcctcttcctcttcctcttctccttcctcttcttcctcttcttcttcttcccacagacTCTTCCAGACCAAATGCAGCGGTTGTCTCAAAGTCGTCGCCCCTTCCGAGTTCATCATGCGGGTGCTGGAGAACGTCTACCACGTCCACTGCTTCTCCTGCTGCGAGTGCGAGAGGCGGCTGCAGCGCGGCGATGAGTTTGTGCTCAAAGAAGGGCAGCTGCTGTGCCGCAGCGACTACGAGAAGGAGAGGGAAATGCTGAGCGCCATTAGCCCGGCACCGACCGAATCAGGTGCGAGGCAAGGGTAGCAGAGGCCTGCTCCGTCCCGAGCGACGAGAgttcctctgagcatgtgcagagccaACTTCTTTCTCCAGTGGCCAGCTTCTGATACTGCTTAGACCGggcttcctcaaccagagtttcatgaaaccctggggtctcttgatgaTCCTGGAAGAGTCTCCTGAACAGTTGGGAGttgatgaatttttaatatatttttaaaatttgttaaatgtctattgggtgatatgaccatctacggtcatgtcgacctgcccccccctcccaaaatggccaatgatgggcctggatcgggtgggaaggggaggggcctaaggagggcgtgtccacagctctgcttcccaaccctattctgcaaaatcacaccacttctggggtttcttgaagcctgaagaatgtttcaggcgtttCTTAGCGATAAAACGTTGAGGAAGGATGGCTTAGAAACTAACTTATGTTTGTTCTCGCTGCTCAGGAGGCAAACAGGACGGAAGTGTGCTcaagggagccaatcaggacactggtggagagtatttgaaaaaaatgccattttgggccacCTTAGTTACGGCTAAAATAAACTTGTAAACTAGAGTTTAGTTGCACCTAGAAGACTAACAACAGTTATGGAAGGAGAGCAGCTTTGGTGAGTCACTTGGGACTTTTGGATTTGGCTGCAGAgcaacagagtgttttgaaagtatgcagttattagatacgtttgtggatgaagcacagatccggactcacagcactttgaggtttaaaagagagtaatctttacgaGGAAggattatttacaaaatatattcatctgattcagtctccttactaaaacagagaacaaaaagaatgattacaaaagcagcacattgcaagcctcttgtggctaggccgcaggcagactacatgccacacatctgTAGATGGAAAGAGCAGAGAGCCTaaatggctgctccttgcttgagaacagcacacacactgatcttcctgaaggaggaagtgggcgggagcccatcttaaacaaaggaatctccagggCACATGGTTCAGAATGGTTCACACAGGTATAATTCATCTGCTGAAACAGCCTAACAACAGTCCTATGGAGCCGAACTCCTCACCCAATTACTTGCTGATCGCAATTCCAAGAGTCACATTtggatctgaagaagtaagcagagactcacaaaagctcctcccctgccacaaattttgttagtctttcaggtgcttctggactcttgctcttacCTGGGAGCTACAAGGCACTTTGACAAATAATGTTCAGGAAATTTGCTTCCCTGGGTTGTTGGGAAGGGCCAATGCTTCGTGAAAGAATGCTTACTAACATGGTTTCTGCCTTCCCTTATAGTGAAGAGCGAAGATGAGGATGGGAGCCACCCCCACGGCAAAGGGGGTGAGGAAGGCAAGGACCACAAGCGCTCCAAACGTCCACGCACCATCCTCACCACCCAGCAGCGACGAGCGTTCAAGGCCTCCTTCGAAGTCTCCTCCAAGCCCTGCCGGAAGGTCGAGTTTCACTGTTTTCCTCCTTCTGCCTGGaagggccagccagccagcattaAGAGCAAAGGGAGCCTGTGGCTgcctgggaggggctgtggctcagtggtaaaacatctgcttggcatgcggaaggttccaggttcaatccccggtacctccaattaaaagatctggcaggaggtgatgtgaaagatctcaaagacctctgcctgaggaaAGCCACAACCAGTCTGGGTAGACAAGACGGACTTCGATGGACTGAAgaagaaggcagtttcatgtgtccaTGTCTATTGTCAATGGCCTACCTCCAAAGCTAAAAAGGTCCCCATGGCTTAAGGTCCCCATGGCTTCAGACGTGTCTTTGTGACACCAAATGCCATAATTTTGAAGGCTGTGGTGCCACCCAGATCACAGGAAGGCTTTTGACTCAGCCTCCCCCAAATATTAATTGGCAGTGAGTTGCAGGCAGCATTTAATTCAGGATTGCTCCATGCTTTGTAACCTGCCCTTTCTGCTGTCCACGTTGCGCAGGTGAGGGAGACCTTAGCGGCTGAAACCGGATTGACCGTCCGGGTGGTGCAAGTCTGGTTCCAGAACCAAAGGGCCAAGGTGAGTGATCCTCTCAGAGCTTTGCATCAGAGCTTTGTAAGTCCTTGGGGAAGTTTACGGGCAAGAGAAATCGCGAAATCTCCGCTTGAGACAGCAGTTCCAGGGGCTGCGTTTGCAGAAAGAAGAGGAAGTTATTGGAAAGACACCCAAGGAAGAAACATTAAGAACATCTAAGGAGTTGCACCTCCCTTTCCTTGCCCCCATTCTACTTAGGGGTCACGTATAATGCCCTGCAGGGGGTCCCACAGAGACCACGGCACCCACCAGTGCATTGCCTGGAGCCCGAGGGAGGGGCTGTTGCTGGCCCGGCTTCTGATAGGCCACTCGAGATCTGATTGGCAGTGTGGATTAACATGATAGGCCCTTTCTCGCCTGCTCCATAATGCGGTTTCAATCTGCTTTGGCAACCGTTTGCGAGGGGCTGTTGCCACGGCGTGTACTAAATGAAGCACTTTCCATCCCCTGTCAATGCGCTTTGCCAGTGGGTGAAAGAGCAACAGCATCCACTTGCAAACTGGATTGGAACTGCATCATTGCGCaggtggggagggcactggcagtGGATTAAAAAGGCGTTGTTTGTGTGGAAGTGCCCAACGTTCCGTCGGTGGCATCTTCCACCAAGGTTGGTTCTGTTCTCTCCTCCCACCACCTTTGTCCCAGCGTGTTTCTAAAACGGCCCTGCTTTTCCCATCATGCATGTGGACTTCCTTGGGATGTCTATATGCCTCTACctctttcagcagccattttgtgactggctccatcTCCTTTGGTAGCCACgtgattggctcctcctcctgcagcagccattttgtgattggctccaccccccacagcagccactttgtgattggctctgcctccggcagcagccattttgtagttgttcCCGCCACCAAAGGGGTCCACAGTCTCAAAAAACAGGGGGGGTCCCTGTTCTACTGTGTGCTGTTATGTCacactgtaaactgccttggcATCAGTGGCCAAAAGGTGGCATCTAACCGTATCCAGTGGAGACGTGGATCATTGGTAGGGTTGCCTGGTCACTCCTGGCAACCGGCAAAGGGTGGAAGGAGACTTACCAGAAGCAGGAAGGAGGCCTAGCTGACATTTCAGCAAGTGCCTACATCACTTCCCACAGggcccagaaatgacatcaccctgCAGCTATATcgagtgacactctggtatttggcttaaaactctatggtaaacttgGCTTCTTccatagagtttcccccaaaTAATGGAGTGTCACCCCAACAGGATGACTCCACTCCCGAGTCATgttggaagtgacataggcacattGCGGAAATGTTGTCTGGGCTTccccattttggggggtggggtatgTTTGCCCTGTTGGGTCAGCCAATCGGCAGTGGGGCTCGGCGGCAGGAGACCATGGCCTCCATGGGGGTGCCTGGCTGCCCTACTCATCTGTCATCACTACTCTTGGTGGaggtaggggaggggggcaaagagCACCTGCTTTGGAAGGGGACATCCCCCCTCTCGCCACAACGTAGGAGGGGGATCctgtcctcccttccccctcttgtTGCACCCCTGCCCAGGAGCATCCGTCCTCCTCCTTGCAGATGAAGAAGATTGCccgcaggcagcagcagcagcagcagcagcaacaggagcAAGAGCAGCTGGGGAACACCCGCCTGGGGACAGGAAGAGGGAACGGGCGGAGCAGCCGGCAGAGCAACGAGGACAGCGAAGGTAAGCGGAGGTGGCAAGAAACAAAGCGGCAGAAACCCACCAGTGAAAGCAATGAGAATGAGGAGTAGCTCAATGATTAGGAGAGCAGAAAGAACTTGAGGAGCAAAAGACCGGGTGCTCCTAGTAGTTATTATTTTCGAGTGTCTCTGTTTAACGGGAgttgctcccttccttccttgatcCTTCACGGATTGCTCTCTAGATGGCGCCAGCGTGCATGGCATGGACGGGCTCATGGTGCCGTATTCGAGGATtgcccagcagcagctgcttcctCTGGACCAGAACAGCTACAGCACAGACCTGTACCGACAAGGACTCACACCACCCCAGTTGCCAGGAGACCATCTTCATCCCTACGGTGAGCCTGGAGCCTCCCTCTCCGTctttgtcagcctttctcaaccagggttccatgaacccctggggtttcttgacagccctggaagggcttcctgaatgggtgggagttgatgtttgtatatatttttaaaatgtgttaaacatttatggggtgatacggccatatatggtcatgttgatccccccccctaagtggccaatgatgggcctggaagaggtaggaaggggaggggccccaggtgggcgtgtccacagctctgcttcccaaccatgttcgacatgatcgtaccacttctggggtttctcgaagcctgatgaatgttttcatgggtttcttaatggtaatacggttgagaaagactgcttcaAGGGCTTCTCTTGACCCAGCCCTTTCAGCACCAccatctgctcctcctcctcccttctgtttTGCCTCTTCCAATGGGCTTCAATGGTATAATCATAAGAtgttaaattgttattattaACTGTATTTGTTACCCACCCTTTCCCTTCAGACTCAGGGCAGCGGGACATCATAATGAAAGCatacagaataatagaatccctGATAATGCATACAATAAGtatatcctccaaagcaggggtagtccaactgcggccctccagatgtccatggactccaattcccaggagcccctgccagcattcgctggcaggggctcctgggaattgtagtccatggacatctggagggccgcagttggactacccctgctccaaagagtGTAACCATCATCagaacaacatctgctcaggtTCTCCGGCTCAAAGGACATGAAATTAGCCTCGACCGGGCGGAACACTCTGCTTAAAGAGACGGAGGCTAATCTTTTCCACCAGAAATGCTGCCCTCACTGTTGGAGATGGGGAAAGAACCCACTCCCCTCATCTGTAGTGTATTAATTGAAGGGGATAAGATGATATCTCTGTTTTAAATTGGAATTTATTAACAATATTGCCACCCTCCCTGAGTTGTACTGGAACAgcaggctagaaaaataaagatatttttaaaatgtaaataataataataataataataataataataataataataataataataataataataatgaagaagaagaagaagaagaagaagaagaagagttggttcttatatgctgcgtttttctacccaaaggagactcaaagcggcttacattcgccttccctttcctctccccaccacagacaccctgtgaggaaggtgaagctgagagagtcctgatgttactgaaggagaagagctcgttcttctatgccacttttctctacccgaaggagtctcaaaacgtcttacaatcgccttccctttcctctccccacaacagacaccctgtgaggtgggtgaggctgagacaaccctgatattcctgcccagtcagaacagatttatcagtgccgtggctagcccaaggtcacccaactggctgcatgtgggggagtgcagaatcgaacccggctcgccagattagaagtccacactcctaaccactacaccaaactggctctaaaataTTGAAAGCAATCCCATCCATAGTTGCCTGTTCTAGATTTCGgaggcagggaaagagagagggggcagAGAAGTCTTACCAGCCCCAGTTGTTGAACAATTGGAGCTTGGACAGGGAGGCTAACTCAATTTAGCAACATTACAGGCTAGATTACCAGTGGCCTATTTCAGTGGGGAATGAAAGACTGCTTGGCCATTCTGAGAGGTTCAAGTGgatcaccatgttggtctgaagaggcAGGACAAGTTTTGAATCTGgcaccacctttaagaccaacaaagttctagtCAAGCTTCtgcagatacaatgtcatggaatggaagcaaACAGTTCATCCTTATTGGCAAAGTGGGAGAATAAATTAACATTCAGTGTAATGAAAAATGGTTAACAGagtccagagataaataggggg
Proteins encoded:
- the LOC143833461 gene encoding LIM homeobox transcription factor 1-alpha-like isoform X2 — protein: MKTEEAPSCLQQATPVLGYGSESKMREVCAGCNTPISDRFLLRVNEHSWHEGCVKCAACLQALSGTCYCRNRQLYCKHDYEKLFQTKCSGCLKVVAPSEFIMRVLENVYHVHCFSCCECERRLQRGDEFVLKEGQLLCRSDYEKEREMLSAISPAPTESVKSEDEDGSHPHGKGGEEGKDHKRSKRPRTILTTQQRRAFKASFEVSSKPCRKVRETLAAETGLTVRVVQVWFQNQRAKMKKIARRQQQQQQQQQEQEQLGNTRLGTGRGNGRSSRQSNEDSEDGASVHGMDGLMVPYSRIAQQQLLPLDQNSYSTDLYRQGLTPPQLPGDHLHPYDSEGVFHDMDSDTIGHLGDCLLSAAEANLLQTRVGNPIDRLYSMQSSYFTS
- the LOC143833461 gene encoding LIM homeobox transcription factor 1-alpha-like isoform X1 translates to MKTEEAPSCLQQATPVLGYGSESKMREVCAGCNTPISDRFLLRVNEHSWHEGCVKCAACLQALSGTCYCRNRQLYCKHDYEKLFQTKCSGCLKVVAPSEFIMRVLENVYHVHCFSCCECERRLQRGDEFVLKEGQLLCRSDYEKEREMLSAISPAPTESVKSEDEDGSHPHGKGGEEGKDHKRSKRPRTILTTQQRRAFKASFEVSSKPCRKVRETLAAETGLTVRVVQVWFQNQRAKEHPSSSLQMKKIARRQQQQQQQQQEQEQLGNTRLGTGRGNGRSSRQSNEDSEDGASVHGMDGLMVPYSRIAQQQLLPLDQNSYSTDLYRQGLTPPQLPGDHLHPYDSEGVFHDMDSDTIGHLGDCLLSAAEANLLQTRVGNPIDRLYSMQSSYFTS